From a single Bacteroidia bacterium genomic region:
- a CDS encoding serine hydrolase domain-containing protein, with translation MGPSLMAKNIRTTNIQKPDTTHRSGEPVVDKFQEAYSWSIDSLFLDLQKNKEFSGTVLIAKRGKVIHTGAYGYADLATKESLTTESEFQLASVSKTFTATAILILQQDGMLDIDDKVRYYVPDFPYEEITIRHLLNHRSGLSRYMGAMHASWDKRKFMNYLDVMDYYVKHKPAVNFQPDTKFEYCNTNYVFLAALVEYISKKTFADFLQERIFNPAGMEHTYLCNYIERAQKENHTNGYQRLRFRFQKIEGDYLDGVFGDKGVYSTVMDMYRFDRALTEGKLLDQRWLTESCLPGSPEEKDHNYGLGWRMKPFFPDLVYHFGWWHGYRTCFIRDLQAETTIIILSNRDNRQKPFNFWYVYKFVNGWVGNFV, from the coding sequence ATGGGCCCTTCGTTGATGGCCAAAAATATCAGAACAACAAATATTCAAAAGCCGGATACAACCCATCGATCGGGTGAACCGGTGGTGGACAAGTTTCAGGAGGCGTATTCATGGTCTATTGACAGCCTGTTTCTTGATCTGCAAAAGAACAAGGAGTTTAGTGGTACTGTACTGATCGCCAAAAGAGGAAAGGTGATTCATACCGGTGCATATGGTTACGCAGATCTGGCAACCAAAGAATCGCTTACTACAGAATCTGAATTTCAACTCGCTTCTGTTTCCAAAACTTTTACCGCAACAGCTATACTGATTCTTCAGCAGGATGGCATGCTGGATATTGATGATAAGGTTCGGTATTATGTACCGGATTTTCCTTATGAAGAAATTACCATCCGGCATTTGCTCAATCATCGCTCCGGTCTTTCCCGCTATATGGGCGCGATGCATGCTTCATGGGACAAAAGAAAATTCATGAACTACCTGGATGTTATGGATTATTACGTCAAACATAAGCCTGCCGTAAATTTTCAACCGGATACAAAGTTTGAGTATTGCAATACAAATTATGTTTTTCTGGCAGCGTTGGTCGAGTATATTTCTAAAAAAACTTTTGCCGATTTTCTGCAGGAGCGCATATTTAACCCTGCCGGAATGGAACATACCTATCTGTGCAATTATATCGAGCGGGCACAGAAAGAAAACCATACCAATGGTTACCAGCGGCTCCGCTTCAGATTTCAGAAAATAGAAGGGGATTATCTCGACGGCGTTTTCGGCGATAAGGGTGTGTATTCTACGGTTATGGATATGTACCGTTTTGACCGGGCATTGACAGAAGGTAAGCTGCTTGATCAGCGATGGCTTACAGAATCATGCCTTCCCGGAAGCCCGGAGGAAAAAGACCACAACTATGGCTTAGGCTGGCGAATGAAGCCGTTTTTCCCCGATCTGGTGTATCATTTTGGCTGGTGGCATGGATACAGAACCTGCTTTATCCGCGATTTGCAGGCAGAAACTACTATTATCATTTTAAGCAATCGCGACAATCGTCAGAAGCCCTTCAACTTCTGGTATGTGTACAAGTTTGTAAATGGTTGGGTCGGAAACTTTGTTTGA
- a CDS encoding amylo-alpha-1,6-glucosidase, with translation MSVQMISIDGAVLNRFEKAIQYEWLETNGLGGYSCSTVINANTRRYHGLLVAATRPPVGRMVMVSKLEDKVIAGDKVYHLSSNKYRGTIYPTGYIFQKEFKRDLFPEFLYQTNGIEMRKTIVALHGENTVLVLYEVLKANKNFTLELKPLLGARGHHELSHFNHRINPVAIFENEVMRTRSYPDAPEIFISAPGGHYEHVPDWYYQFEYVEEQKRGEEAHEDLFSPGKLYIPMEAGSKVGLIVSTENPQGRDPWALFEIEKLRRQKLIKTVGSPSPMLQSLTLAADQFLVERGEGGKSIIAGYPWFCDWGRDTMISLPGICLANGRHEEARQILRAYAREVDSGMIPNRFPEKGENPVYNTIDATLWFFIAVYKYLLESGDRDFVEHEIMPVLSDILHWHEKGTRYNIHTDEDGLLCGGIGGVQLTWMDAKCGEWVVTPRMGKAVEINALWYNAWEIFSYLNTLAGNKAIAGNASRKAKQIKRQFQIQFWNQEKGCLYDYIDKDIRDEAVRPNQIFAISLPFPLMSNAKSYQILKVVEEELLTPRGLRSLSDGDTKYQGKYQGDLMTRDGAYHQGTVWGWLMGPYIDALVKIKGLAGKEEARALFLNMDEHLREGCISSVSEIFDGNSPHIARGCFAQAWSVAELLRVNHEYCLFGTTAPVKKVLRKRKVRHIAVPEKI, from the coding sequence ATGTCTGTCCAAATGATTTCTATCGATGGTGCCGTTCTAAATCGTTTTGAAAAAGCTATTCAATATGAATGGCTGGAAACAAATGGTCTTGGCGGTTACTCCTGCTCAACAGTGATTAATGCGAATACGCGTAGATATCATGGTTTACTGGTTGCGGCTACCCGCCCTCCGGTCGGCAGGATGGTGATGGTCTCAAAACTCGAAGACAAGGTGATCGCGGGTGATAAGGTCTACCACCTCAGTAGCAATAAGTACCGGGGAACGATTTACCCTACAGGTTATATCTTTCAAAAAGAATTTAAACGGGATCTGTTTCCAGAATTTCTCTATCAGACCAATGGGATTGAAATGCGCAAAACCATTGTCGCTTTGCATGGAGAAAATACCGTACTGGTTTTGTATGAAGTGCTGAAAGCGAATAAAAATTTTACGCTTGAGCTAAAACCTTTGCTCGGTGCCAGAGGCCATCATGAGTTGTCTCATTTCAATCACAGGATTAACCCTGTTGCGATATTTGAAAATGAGGTCATGCGTACCCGATCTTATCCTGATGCGCCTGAAATTTTTATATCAGCTCCTGGTGGACATTACGAGCATGTGCCTGACTGGTACTACCAGTTTGAATATGTGGAAGAGCAAAAGCGCGGCGAAGAAGCGCATGAAGATTTGTTCAGCCCCGGGAAGTTGTATATTCCCATGGAAGCGGGTTCAAAAGTTGGCCTGATTGTTTCTACCGAAAACCCTCAGGGCCGCGACCCCTGGGCACTTTTTGAGATAGAAAAACTGAGAAGGCAGAAACTGATAAAAACAGTAGGCTCTCCCTCTCCGATGCTCCAGTCTCTTACCCTTGCAGCAGACCAGTTTCTGGTGGAAAGGGGAGAAGGCGGAAAAAGCATCATTGCTGGCTACCCGTGGTTCTGTGACTGGGGCAGAGATACTATGATCTCCCTGCCGGGCATCTGCCTTGCCAATGGAAGACATGAAGAAGCCAGACAGATCCTTCGGGCCTACGCCAGGGAGGTGGATTCTGGAATGATTCCCAATCGCTTCCCGGAAAAAGGAGAAAATCCTGTGTACAATACCATCGACGCGACTTTATGGTTTTTTATCGCAGTATATAAGTACTTGCTTGAGTCGGGCGACAGGGACTTTGTAGAACATGAGATCATGCCTGTGCTGTCAGATATTCTCCACTGGCACGAAAAAGGTACTCGCTATAATATTCATACAGATGAAGATGGCCTCCTTTGTGGCGGTATTGGTGGTGTACAGCTTACCTGGATGGATGCCAAATGTGGAGAATGGGTAGTTACTCCCCGAATGGGAAAAGCAGTAGAGATCAATGCACTCTGGTATAATGCCTGGGAAATATTTTCTTATCTCAATACGCTAGCCGGAAATAAAGCCATAGCCGGTAATGCTTCCCGAAAAGCCAAACAAATAAAAAGACAGTTTCAAATTCAGTTCTGGAACCAGGAAAAAGGCTGTCTATATGATTATATCGATAAAGATATTCGCGATGAGGCCGTAAGACCTAATCAGATATTTGCCATCAGCCTGCCCTTCCCGCTGATGAGTAATGCAAAATCCTATCAGATCCTCAAAGTGGTGGAGGAAGAATTACTTACCCCCAGAGGGTTGAGAAGTCTTTCCGATGGGGATACGAAATACCAGGGTAAATATCAGGGCGACCTCATGACCCGTGACGGGGCCTATCATCAGGGAACGGTATGGGGATGGCTTATGGGACCTTATATTGATGCTTTAGTCAAAATCAAGGGGCTGGCGGGAAAAGAGGAAGCCCGGGCGTTGTTTCTCAATATGGACGAACACCTGAGAGAAGGCTGCATCAGCTCTGTTTCTGAAATTTTTGATGGAAATAGCCCGCATATCGCCCGTGGCTGTTTTGCCCAGGCATGGAGTGTGGCTGAATTGCTTCGCGTCAATCATGAATATTGCCTGTTTGGTACCACGGCTCCTGTGAAGAAAGTACTGCGAAAACGCAAGGTGAGGCATATCGCAGTTCCTGAAAAAATTTAA
- a CDS encoding response regulator: MLKKIHILLADDNKSDFNLMLFALEELDLPVEIQYAKDGEEVLEILHHILPQPDNPTYPDLILLDLELPKVHGLDVLKIIRATPFICELPVVIFSSTFNEAAIHQCYELGANSFVQKPIDFFEFAGILEGIIRFWISTE, from the coding sequence ATGCTAAAGAAAATACATATTCTGCTGGCAGATGACAATAAGTCAGATTTTAACCTGATGTTGTTTGCGTTAGAGGAATTAGATCTTCCGGTAGAAATTCAATATGCCAAAGATGGGGAAGAAGTTCTTGAAATTTTACATCATATTCTCCCCCAACCTGACAACCCCACCTATCCGGATCTTATTTTACTTGATCTCGAACTGCCCAAAGTGCATGGTTTGGATGTATTGAAAATCATACGGGCTACGCCTTTCATCTGCGAGTTGCCTGTCGTTATTTTTTCTTCTACCTTCAATGAAGCTGCCATCCATCAGTGTTATGAATTGGGGGCAAACAGCTTTGTACAAAAGCCTATAGATTTTTTTGAATTTGCGGGAATACTGGAGGGAATCATTCGTTTTTGGATCTCAACTGAGTAA